One region of Danio aesculapii chromosome 7, fDanAes4.1, whole genome shotgun sequence genomic DNA includes:
- the LOC130232554 gene encoding histone H2A, whose protein sequence is MSGRGKTGGKARAKAKTRSSRAGLQFPVGRVHRLLRKGNYAERVGAGAPVYLAAVLEYLTAEILELAGNAARDNKKTRIIPRHLQLAVRNDEELNKLLGGVTIAQGGVLPNIQAVLLPKKTEKAAKGK, encoded by the coding sequence ATGAGTGGTAGAGGCAAAACCGGAGGCAAAGCAAGAGCAAAGGCCAAGACTCGCTCTTCCAGGGCTGGACTGCAGTTCCCCGTCGGCCGTGTCCACAGACTGCTCCGCAAAGGTAACTATGCTGAGCGCGTCGGTGCCGGTGCTCCGGTGTATCTGGCAGCTGTGCTTGAGTATCTGACTGCTGAGATTCTGGAGTTGGCTGGAAACGCCGCTCGGGACAACAAGAAGACCCGTATCATTCCCCGTCATCTGCAGCTTGCGGTGCGCAATGATGAGGAGCTGAACAAACTGCTGGGCGGAGTGACCATCGCACAGGGCGGTGTGCTGCCCAACATCCAGGCGGTGCTGCTGCCTAAGAAGACCGAAAAGGCCGCGAAAGGCAAATAA
- the LOC130232551 gene encoding histone H3-like encodes MARTKQTARKSTGGKAPRKQLATKAARKSAPATGGVKKPHRYRPGTVALREIRRYQKSTELLIRKLPFQRLVREIAQDFKTDLRFQSSAVMALQESSEAYLVGLFEDTNLCAIHAKRVTIMPKDIQLARRIRGERA; translated from the coding sequence ATGGCAAGAACCAAGCAGACCGCCCGTAAATCTACAGGAGGCAAAGCCCCCAGGAAGCAGCTCGCTACCAAAGCTGCCCGCAAGAGCGCCCCAGCCACAGGTGGAGTGAAGAAGCCTCACCGTTACAGGCCCGGTACCGTGGCTCTTAGAGAGATCCGCCGCTATCAGAAGTCCACCGAGCTGCTGATCCGCAAGCTGCCTTTCCAGCGTCTGGTGCGAGAAATCGCTCAGGACTTCAAGACTGACCTGCGCTTCCAGAGCTCCGCCGTCATGGCCCTGCAGGAGTCCAGCGAGGCTTATCTGGTCGGCCTGTTCGAGGACACAAACCTGTGCGCCATCCACGCCAAGAGGGTCACCATCATGCCCAAGGACATCCAGCTGGCCCGCCGCATCCGCGGAGAGCGCGCTTAA
- the LOC130232560 gene encoding histone H4: MSGRGKGGKGLGKGGAKRHRKVLRDNIQGITKPAIRRLARRGGVKRISGLIYEETRGVLKVFLENVIRDAVTYTEHAKRKTVTAMDVVYALKRQGRTLYGFGG; the protein is encoded by the coding sequence ATGTCTGGACGAGGCAAAGGCGGAAAAGGGCTCGGTAAAGGAGGCGCAAAGCGTCACCGTAAAGTTTTGCGCGATAACATCCAAGGAATTACTAAACCCGCCATTCGCCGTTTGGCTCGCCGTGGCGGTGTTAAGCGTATCTCCGGCCTGATCTACGAGGAGACTCGTGGAGTGTTGAAGGTGTTTCTGGAGAACGTGATCCGCGATGCCGTCACCTACACCGAGCATGCCAAGAGGAAGACCGTTACCGCCATGGATGTGGTGTACGCGCTGAAGCGACAGGGACGCACTCTGTACGGCTTCGGTGGATAA
- the LOC130233019 gene encoding histone H2B 1/2 codes for MPEPAKAAPKKGSKKAVTKTAGKGGKKRKRTRKESYAIYVYKVLKQVHPDTGISSKAMGIMNSFVNDIFERIAGEASRLAHYNKRSTITSREIQTAVRLLLPGELAKHAVSEGTKAVTKYTSSK; via the coding sequence ATGCCTGAACCCGCTAAAGCTGCGCCCAAGAAGGGCTCCAAGAAAGCCGTGACGAAGACCGCCGGTAAAGGAGGAAAGAAGCGCAAGAGGACCAGGAAGGAGAGCTACGCTATCTACGTGTACAAAGTGCTGAAGCAGGTTCATCCTGACACCGGCATCTCCTCCAAGGCCATGGGCATTATGAACTCGTTCGTCAACGACATCTTCGAGCGCATCGCCGGTGAGGCTTCTCGTCTCGCCCATTACaacaagcgctccaccatcaccTCCAGAGAGATCCAGACCGCCGTGAGACTGTTGCTGCCCGGGGAGCTGGCCAAACACGCCGTGTCTGAGGGCACCAAGGCCGTCACTAAATACACCAGCTCCAAGTAG